Proteins from a genomic interval of Chitinivibrionia bacterium:
- a CDS encoding methylated-DNA--[protein]-cysteine S-methyltransferase — MQKQNFSGTICRQNGEKICKVGVVLTGDKIIEKIIFTPPDVDLPLESIKPISENPALQKYIENAFYGFDDEFSHAPMAKTEFWKLVYEKLRAVPYGKRMTYKELAEICQSPNAARAVGNALRNNPLPIMYPCHRVLATGGGLGGFAGNHKDWISIKEKFLFAEKNNERMIVL; from the coding sequence ATGCAAAAACAAAATTTCAGCGGAACGATTTGCCGCCAAAACGGCGAAAAAATCTGCAAAGTCGGCGTGGTTTTGACGGGGGATAAGATTATCGAAAAGATAATTTTCACTCCGCCCGACGTGGACTTACCGCTCGAAAGCATAAAGCCGATAAGCGAAAATCCTGCTCTCCAAAAATATATTGAAAACGCTTTTTACGGATTTGACGACGAATTTTCGCACGCGCCGATGGCTAAAACGGAATTTTGGAAACTCGTTTACGAAAAACTGCGAGCCGTCCCTTACGGAAAAAGAATGACTTACAAAGAACTTGCCGAAATTTGCCAAAGCCCGAATGCGGCGCGAGCGGTCGGAAACGCCCTGCGAAACAATCCGCTTCCGATAATGTACCCCTGCCACAGAGTTTTGGCAACGGGCGGCGGATTGGGCGGATTTGCGGGAAATCACAAGGATTGGATTAGCATTAAAGAAAAATTTCTCTTTGCGGAAAAAAACAACGAAAGGATGATAGTATTATGA